Within the Rosa rugosa chromosome 2, drRosRugo1.1, whole genome shotgun sequence genome, the region ACCTTATATAAGTTTCAAAGACAAAAACAGGGAGATCCCAAAAACagaaccacacacacacacacacacacacatatatatatatatatatatatatatatatatatatgaaattatgaatgaTTGTTCATCCACAACAATCATCACGAGAGGAGTGGTCCTCTTACTAGTGGTCCAATAGTAATGGTGGGTTTAGCACACAGCTTAGGTTAATTAGATGCATgttgtttttttcttctgccTCGTCGTTTTCTCACAAAACCCTTTTTCTGTTTCACTGTCGTTTTCTAAAAATCTAATGCAATCTCAGTAACTTGCGCCTGCTGCGCTCAGCGCTTAACCCGCTCAAAACCATGTTCCAtagtctctctttctctggAGTCTGGACTAGTCCCGTGAACATTGTTCGGGGGCCGCACGTTAGCCTCATGCAGCTACCTGTACGGAGGGCCATTCCGCCACTGTCAACATTATTAGAAAAATAATTGAGAAATTATTAACTTGTGATATGCATGTACAGGAGGAGCAGAGGGGGAAGAAGGCGATGGTTATGCCTTTGAGCTTGGCGAGGAGGTACTTGAGCGGGCCCGGATCGTCGCCGCCTCGCTGCACGTCCAAGTGCGGCAGGTGCACGCCGTGCAAGCCGGTTCACGTGCCCGTGCCGCCCGGAACTCCGGTGACAGCCGAGTACTACCCGGAAGCGTGGAGGTGCAAGTGTGGGAACAAGTTGTACATGCCATGAATATATTAGTATGGTCATGATATTCATGCATTGCTTAGTAATAATTTGTTTGAGCTACAAATTAAGTCTACTCACTTTCCAGATCGATGCTTGCTGGTTATTGTTAATCAGAGGAAGGAGttatatatagggatttaaATTTGTGTAGAGGATATATATACGTTAGTTAACACGATATCCAATTGTGTTAGTCTTGATCATAACAAAATCCATATATTTTTGCCGACTTGGTGATTTATNNNNNNNNNNNNNNNNNNNNNNNNNNNNNNNNNNNNNNNNNNNNNNNNNNNNNNNNNNNNNNNNNNNNNNNNNNNNNNNNNNNNNNNNNNNNNNNNNNNNNNNNNNNNNNNNNNNNNNNNNNNNNNNNNNNNNNNNNNNNNNNNNNNNNNNNNNNNNNNNNNNNNNNNNNNNNNNNNNNNNNNNNNNNNNNNNNNNNNNNGGCCAACCTTCGGGGACTGGCAAATATATACCTCCTAATGCTCGTGAAAATGGTAGCAGCAGCACGGCTACACCTTCTGTAACGACCACTGCTGCGGCAGCCAAGAGTAAGGAGAAAGCcctgtgtacatacatgtacatttgcaagcataattagctataatgggccacgctcattgtaccgccaaatgtactaattccaaccaaaggaatgacatgcaaacacaccgccaggcgggctacaacctcagcgtcggatcacctccagatcaccgccgacgcgccgccacgcgccgcgccaaagtagcatcagaagctcccagagctggggactgaagcacatcagtcccacatcgaaaacaaagagaagatcaacctcttcctcac harbors:
- the LOC133731960 gene encoding EPIDERMAL PATTERNING FACTOR-like protein 6, whose product is MEWKRRRVLSSWFINKLTSLFFLLSISALLFTIITSTSTCSLDFSFPLSTAKADTNFQEEQRGKKAMVMPLSLARRYLSGPGSSPPRCTSKCGRCTPCKPVHVPVPPGTPVTAEYYPEAWRCKCGNKLYMP